The genomic interval CGAGAAGGGGGCGGGCTTCCTCGAGCTCGTGAGGTCCTTTTCTCCTGAGTTCGCCATTGCTACTGTTCAGCTGCAGGATCGTCTGTGACGTTTAGAGGCCCCGGTTGGGGTGCTGTGCGGGTGCTGAAGATCCCTGGGTCGTAGGCTTGGCTTCTGAGCAGGAGGAAATGGTGAGTGTGGCGTGGCATCCGGATCCTGAGAGGgaggcgggcggcggcggcgggcggcggcggcgggcggcagggggaggggaagcagAGACTGTTGGAGCCTTGGATGTGGCGGGAACGGGAGCCGGCGGACGCGACTCCAGGCAATCTCTCTTTGCTCGGCAGGCTTGAGCTTCCTCGGGGCGTACCTCCCCTCAGTCCCAGTACtccctcccctcagtccctctAGCCCTCCAGATGGCGAGCGTGCCCGTGGCAGAACCCCGAACAgccttccccaccccccccaagGGCACCCTCAGCCTCCGACTCTAACCCTATCTGGCCGCCATGTGCCTGCAGCCAGTGTCTTCCCAGATGTGGTGGCTGACTGGGGGCAGGATTATCTTCATCCAGTCTCCACCTGCGGGTTTCCCGCGGGAGAGGAGGTGTAGGATATAGGAAGAAGCTTCTTCCTGAGTTAGCTCGTTtgcatttttacttcatttttttttctttactttccttttgtttgttaCTGGACCATTGACGGGAGGGatactttaaccactgagctacgtttctggtactttttttttttaatttattttttagaagtagtccgaaacaatacccttattttgtttgtttatttttatgtggtgctgagggtcgaacccagggccttgcacttgctggaggagcactctaccgctgagccacaatcccaccccaccccaccccaccccccttttttattattatttgagacagagtttagctaagtttctgagactggccttgttatggtttgatttcTCTAGACTTCTCTATcgctattaaatatataattctaaCATACCTGCAAATGGATTCCTGTGTGGAGTTTGTTTACATTGTTATTCCTTGATGATTAACATAATGGTATAGTTTCATAATATGCATGGATGTTGTAAGGACTTCTCTCCAAAGCATATTTGGAGATCTTTATCATTAATTAGATTGTGAAACATTTCTAGGTCTCTGTAGCTCCTGTTTTGTTTAATGGTCTCTGTTTTTGTTCCAGAAACACACTGTTTTTGCTATTATGGCTCTGTGGCATAAATTGAAGTCAGATGTTTTGAGGTTTTCTGGTTTACAGTTTACAGAATTGCTTGCTATTCCATAAGACACtgagggttttatttttcttctagttatgagaataataatattgttattttgatCAAGATTATATCCCATCTGTAGGTGGCTTTAAGTAATCTGATGGCTTTTTTTAGTCTATAGATGGCTTTAGTTTATCTGTAGATCACTTTAATGTtttcagtgttttgtaatttttctcatggaaattttttcttttgttagactTATTGCTAagcatttttaagttatttgcaataaaacaagttttttgatttatttctcaacACATTCATTATTGTGGGCAaaagttattgattttcatactgatttatttattctgtaactTTGATGCATTTGTTTATCACCAGTAGGAATCTTCTGGTGGAAACATTAGGATTTTCTAAGTTTAACCTTATGTCATCTGTAGAcatataatttgacttcttcctttcctatttgtatccctttaatttttgcCTCTTGTCAAAAGCTTCAGCTAAATTTAAGTACAGGAGTGATGGGGGTGGgtgtcctttctatttttcatcatttaaaggCACCGCATTCAGCTCTTCCCTATTCAGTAGAAAGCTGGCATTAGATTTGTTATGTAGCCTTTGATGTTGAAGCAATTTCCTTCTATTCACAGTTTCTTCAGATTATATATCTGGATGTGATATTGAATTTTtgtcaaagacttttttttttgcatctaatgagatgatcatgtgacttttatatttgtatttttgtggtgtattatatgtatattgaTTTGTGCTTGTTGCAGTCCTGCAATAAAAACAAGTTTATCATGCTTTATGATCTTTGTAGTGTGTATTAAATATGATTTGGTTTGCTATCACATTCAGGGGGTATTCATCTAAGTTCATTAGTTATATTGGTTTGTCATTTTCTTCCCTCAAGAAGTGTTCTTATCTTGCTTTGGTGTTTGTTTGGTAGTATTGGGATTAAACTCAGTACCATTCAACTCATACAatcccagttcttttaattttattttgagattgttAAGTTTTGGATGTGAGGTGGACCCCAAATGCTCACATGCaagataatgcaagaagattcatAGAGGAATTGATTGGATTGTGAAAGCCTTAaccctatcagtgaattaattcttgCATGGGATTAACTAAGTTGTCACTGGAGGGAATAGTGCATTGGGGTCagggctttggggtatatatttatgtCTGGTAAGTGgagtttttctctttgctttctcatcaccatgtgagctgttttcctctgtcacactctttcTTTCCACCATGATCTGCTtcactttgagccctgaggaatgaaactggccttctatggactaaaactTCTAAGActctgagccctcaaataaactcttcatcCTGTATAAATGTGTGcattcttttagtcacagtggttaAATAGCTACTAACTAAAACACAAGGTCtttctaaattactgaggctggctttgaacttgtgatcttcctggctcagcctcccaaatttttGGGATTATACGTATGCAACACagtttgggattataggcatgcaacacaGCTGGTCTCCTGCCtggtttttaaaatcatgatgatactggcttcatagaatgaattggggagtgttccttatttttctagttcGAGGAATAACTTGAGGAGCATTGTGTTAATTCCTCCTAATGTTCTGGTAAAAGTTAGTATTGAAGTCATCTTGTCCAGGAGATTCTTTGTTGAAAAGCTTGGTATTATTGCTTTATttgcattagttttttttttttttttttgcggggtggggacgtactggggattgaactcaggggcactcaaccactgagccatatccgtagccctcttttgtattttattagagacagggtctcactgagtttcttgctaaattgctgaggctgcctttgaactcatgatcctcctgcttctgcctccctagctgctgggattacaggcatatgccattgtgcccagctgcattgaattttattgttattttatgttttcaatatgCACTTGTTAAATTTTGGTAAGTCATGCATACCTTGAAATTTAACCatttcttccagattttccaaTGTATTAGAATATGAGTTTTCTAAATAGTCCCTGATAATCCTTTCAATTGCATTGGCCTCTGTAGTGATATTGCttctttcatctctaattttatgaaTTTCTCTTTCCTATGATTTGATTGTCTAAGGGTTTATtcatttcattaatgtttttcaaagaaccaattagTTTCTTCATCAATCCTTTGTActctttttattctctatttcatctcttatctttattctttccttataCTCAGTTGGagaataatttgatttttgtctttataagaCTAACAGATGTATTACTAGGTTATTTTGTTTGTGTCTTTCTGGTATTTTATGTAGGAACTCAtaactgcattttctttttttagaactTCCTTCATGGTGTCCCAGAAATTCTGGTATATAGTATTTCTATTGTTTGAatctaagattttaaaaatttctctccttatttattttatgacataCACTCAAAAGTATTTTATTCAGTCGCCATGTGATTGTAtagtatctttaatttttcttgctaCTGATTTCAGGCAATAATGACCTGACAAGATACAAAGCATTGGTTGCACGTTTTTCTCTGTTAGGACTTCCTTTGTGGCCTTCAATATGACCTATTTTGGAGAGAGTTCCATGAGCAGGTTAAAATAAAGTGTGGTCACCTACtgtaaattgaaatattttataagtacTTGTTAAGTCAATTTTGTATGTAGTATGCTTTAGCTGCAGgccatattttttcttcaaaaattaggTCTGATTTTGTAATTGAAAGGTAAATTTGGTCATGTTTAATCAGTTTCATATGATCGTAGTGAACTTGGAATAAAAGCTGTGGCAAACCTGTGAGAGTTGGACTTCGAAAAAGTGGAGTTGGTAATAAAATTATAGACAGAAAGAAGGCTATCTAAATTGGATTTTGTCATGAGCATATATCTGCATATTTGTAAGGACAATCTAAAAATAagttgtcaaatattttctttgttctctactTATTTGTCAGGGTTGTGTTTTCCTATTATTGTTTGTCAGTGTGGCTTATTCCTCATAGAGGTGACTTGTATAATTGCTTCTGTATGAATATGGGAATGTCAGATGACAGCATTTTTTGTTCGTTTATCCTGGCACAAGTTTTTGTGTAGTGCGTGGTAGATACAAATGAAGGCCTATGTTCTAGTGTAGATTAGAGTATTATCAACCCTAAGCTGGAGCCAATGCAAGAATGAGGAGACAGTAAAGCCCAGAGAACTGAATATTTGGTGAGATTGATGACATTGATCATTAGAGAAACAAGGTTTGATTTTGGATTAGATATGCAAGCGATTATACAAGACATAAATGCAAAATAGTACAAAGTTTTGGCTGAACAATGGAATTCTTAACATGtgtcaagaaaataataataattatgataataatagaatattacttgaGATATGagaagattattttaataataacaaatggcttaaaacaataaaacaataaatatgagaAAGAGTGACAAGAGATGATCttccaaaaataaagatttgaaacATACATTTGTGTCGGGTTTATGACTCTGTGGTATAGAAATTTCCTTGCTTATGAGGTAACCTTAGTGTAATTCCTACCACttccaaaataacaacaaataaaaaaggaaattttctaaTTACAACATTTAGTTATACATATTGTGTTTATTTTGCCAAAATTATACatggttcaattttattttctcccttttaatCCTCATtaccttcttttctcttccatcttTCCTCCTCATATTCTCCTTAGTCTAATCTACTAatctttctctcatttatttctttttcattggtactttatatatacaaaaatatgtaattgaCAGTGTTATATTCATGTatgcaaataatattttgttcaattCTGTCCACATTTTTCTCCATTCCTGTCCCTTCTTTTCTCAATCTCTAATCTCCCCTGTATATTTATGATATCCAATCACATTTTCCTAGTTTTGCTCTAGCTGAcacatatgagataaaacattttacctttgatttttttaatctgttttacttagtataatattctctatttccatccatttactggcaaatgctaatatttaaaatttctttatgatCGTgtaaaactctgtgtgtgtgtgtgtgtgtgtgtgtgtgagagagagagagagagagagagatggatgaaGAGAGAGATTTCTTGatgcattcttctgttgatgggcatctgaaCTGCTTCAACaatttggccattgtgaattgtgctactattgTGCTACTAtgtgaatatatgaaaatatagttTAAGTTACATTTAGTTATGTATATAGGGAAAATTGACAGATATCCAATATTCATGACTATTCAGACATGTTTTTCTCATACAAATATAAATGAgtcataagaagaaaataacacttcctaatgattttatatatatatatatatatatatatatatatatatatatatagcgcCATGGCATAGTAAtgcaaatgtttttttattatgaaaaataatttttattcagaaaCTATCACTTGCATTTTTGTGTGTCTCTTCAcaatacatgactgtagaattcATTTTAGAATTGACACATTGTACAAAAatggagcacaagttttcattcctctggctatacatgatgcagagtcacaaaAGTAGGGTAATCATACATgtgtatagggtaataatgtttgtcTAATTTTATCATCCTTCCCATACCCACAGCATTTTGCCTCCCCtaactcccctctgcacaatccaaaattTATTCATCACCCCCCACCTCCCTTGATGGATCATCATtggcttatcagagaaaacatttggcttttgggttttggggggtttggcttatttcacttaaattatattatctgtaaatgccataatttcattcttctttaaggctgagtaatattccagtgtgtatgtgcactgattttttttttttttttacccattcatctattgaggggcatctaggttgtttccatagtttaactattgtgaattgagtttctctaaacattgatgtggctgtttcactgtagtatggtgatttaaagtcctttgggtgcaagccaaggagtgggatagctaggttaaatggtggttccattccaagttttttgagaaatctccatactgctttccatagtggttgaccaatttgcagtcccacctgcaatgtGTGAGTATGCCCTTTCctccccatcctcaccaacacttattattgcttgtattcttcataattgccattctgactggagtacgAGGAgatcttagaatagtttttatttgcatttctctaattgctacagatgttgagcctttttttctatgtttgttgattgataatatttcttcttccatgaagtgtctatttagttccttagcccatttattgattggattatttttattattattattttttggtattaagttttttgagttctttatatatcctggagattaatgcctgtggtaaagattttctcccattctgtgttctctcttcacgttatttattgcttcttttgctgaaaagcagtttttagtttgaatgtattccatttattgattgttggttttactttttgcactttaggggtcttgttaaggaagtcaattcCTAAGCTGACCTGGTGAAGATTTGAGCCtcgtttttcttctattaggtgcatgcatggtctctgttctagtgcctaggtctttgatacactttgaaTTGATCTTTGTGCAGAGTGGGACATAGAGGtagaatttcattttgctacatatggatttccagttttcctatcaccatttgttgaatagctacttttgtctagtatgagataaggTGTCTATGTgcatttctctctgtgtcttctattctgtaccgttggtCTACATGtcttattttggtgccaataccatgtcatttttgttactactgcCATGTAGTAtagttaaggtctggtattgtgatgccttcttcactctttttgctaagtATTGTTGTAACTACTCTGGGCctcttaattttcaaaatgaatttcatgattgctttttcttgttttatgaagaatgtcactgggattttaataggaaacaATTTTGGTAGTATTGTTTGGCCTTTTTTATTGGCAGTGGATTTGACTGTTCTCTGCCTCCTGTACAAACTTGTGTCTTCTACTTTCtggtaaaatatgcataaaattaaatttacttttataacTCTTTTTAAGGGTAAAATTCAGTACCATTTAGTGTATTCACAGTGTTGGAAAACATCAGAACTATGTAGTTcctgatatatatacacacacacacacacacgcacacacacacatacacacgcacacacacacacacatacaacaacCAGTGCTTTCCAACacccatttccattttcttcttcctcatagCCTGGAATGactaagatacatttttttttccaatgcatttgctttgtcataaaatttaaaataatttgacctATGTAGTATGTGGCAagttcctttaatttatttcccttaacataatgcTTTCAAGGCTATTTTGCTATATATTTTAGCATATTCTAATTAAAGTATTGATGAGTAAAATACTTTGTGGACATACCAAATTTTAGTTATCAGTTGTGGTTtttattgtgtcatttgcagTATTTTGGATAAATCCAGGTGGACTCTACTACTGTACTGACCAACAtttccagacctttttttttttttttttctttctttcccattttgagGCAGGGATTCCATAATCttgctcaaacttgtgatttccACTTTCTACCCTCTAGAGTTCCTGGGATTCTAGGTTGCACCACCATAAGTGACAGTTATCAGTGAATCTGCTAttagatatttgggttgtttgcaCCTTTGgttattaatattacattttgtgtgtgagtgagtgtgtgtgtgtgtgtgtgtgcgtgcgtgcgtgcgtgcatgcGCGCGTGCACAGTGCTAGGGGATTGAATacaggtccttgtgcatgtgagataAGTACTCTACCACCTGAACTGTGGCCCCAGCCCAGTACTTttggttattttgaataattCAACTATAAATACTcatatacaaattattttctaactATGTTTTGAGTTACTTTTGTACATGTCTGGGgtgaattttgatttattttgtaattcattatgtattatagttatttatatgtttattgctTATAATACATGAAGGTGCTTTCCACACTACTTGTACCATTTTGCATCCTCCCAAAGGTGTAtggaattttctcttttccatagctttgatttccttttgttttgcttattcaCAGTTTTAGGTTTtggtaaattttaatattttttgtttacagCACAAAACAACAACATTTAGGCAGATAAAAGATCAAACAATCTGTTACATATGGCtctgaagagaaaaatgtattgATACAAAGGAACATAGAGAGCATATGCAGTCCATGGTTATCACAGTCTAGATCCCTAAGACACAGTTTGTACGTTTCAGTTTATATCAGATCAACAAAAGTTTATGGAACCACATTGATTTAATAGGTGAAAAAATTTGGGTGACTCTGGAATGTGCAAGTTGTCCCTAACAGTATGGTCTCTGGCATTTGTGTTTATATGGAGTATGCATATGGGCACTGCAGTGTGAAAACCTGAAACAGAAGTGTTGTGTGCATGGCTCTaatcatattttcaaaagggGAAATAACTGCCCTTCAGCTCaggttaaatatttgttgacacaacttttcaaaaacaagaaaactgttAAAATCGTCTTTTTAGTTCCATGATAATATAATATTATGCACAGGACTTTTATTTTAGTAGagattaaacatttttgttgaatttatttttgcagcCAAAGGCTCCATTGCCAAATCTAAGttcatgaatatttaattttgcttttgtgtaaatttttatagttttggcaTTAAAATTAGTTCTGTGGTTTACTTTGAGATAATCATCGTACAACAATCTCCTTTTTTGCTTGTAAATAAGCATTCATCTTAACCTTATTTGTAGAAGAGActattctttattaaattatcttGACAACCCTGTCAAAAATAAATTGTCGTCAGGTATgtggttaatttcttttttctttttgtttttaaagagaatttttttaatatttctttttcctttcctttttttttttatagttttcggcggacacaacatctttgtttgtatgtggtgctgaggatcgaacccgagccgcacgcatggcaggcgagcgcgctacagcttgagccacatccccagccctatgtggTTAATTTCTAGACTTcaaaattgttgagagccacagccgagttgggatggtgcctagcattttgccagaaggagtggttgagaggtgtcCATcgagagccattaagatgatgataattaagttaagctgtgtataattgctgtgactggatgatgctggattgaaacaggctgtgtattcagttgtctatagacccctgctgtccggcaGTAGAGTGACTCCATTGGGCTGCTCTGGCAATAGGGCAGCAATagggtggctcctgctgcctcaggcgcccgctacttttgagttctcgcggagttccagttgagttcccgtggagttctcacagagcctggtggagagggagagagttcCTGGGAAGTGCTTGTGGAGTTCGGGTGAGAGTTCGGgcataaaggagttcctgtttgaacctacaagtggctcatCACCTCCAGATTTGGTGCCCAGCctgactgcagcatttggtggcctgtgcggggaacgcctgaagcttgggattaagtgaaattgctcacccctgagggagggcgagagaatgggtgtccctttcaaaaaacaatgtgttcttgttttgatttgttttgtttttgtttcaagatgcctgtccctagaactttctcaggcaaattGGGGAAAATGGTTGGCTCAGAGTTTGAAGTTGTccggccctgaggaagagatagagaaaaACCATGGATACAcatatcaagaaaatagaaaaactgatacaacgaatttttgttccatttttgtttcattatgtttcggttttgttttatgttaccTTGTTGGGTTGCGTTATCAATGTAGCAGAAATATGGGGTCAgaaattagcaaaaaacaaaccgaaagaatgttaagtaaattgttagaggaaggaggcaccccagtaaaagcaagaacagtcagggcatatgttgatacaatacaaaaatgtagcccatggctttttaaggaggagttgttgaatatatcacaatgggaccatcatggtgaagacttaagaaagagggaaaagaaaaacccaggaactctgccagttggtaCATTGGCATTGTGGATGATGATACGATTTTGTTTGCCTAGTCCAAAGCTTTCAGTTCAGATTATGGTAGAAGACATATTAGATCAGGAAAAAGAGGAGGCATCTCGAGAtagtcagaaaggggaagaaagtttagagaagaaaaagccatcaggggaaaagatacaacaggaggctgctactaatacctttctatcaccagagggcgtaagtgtccaaccaacagctccacccaTGGAGTCAAGATATGCTGGGGGGCCCCAAACCCCCGTAGTTggtagatgggatcctgagagaGGACCTCAAAGATTACGATGCCCTCTATTTAAGACAACAGAAGGGCAGCGATTTCACCATGCTCTAGATTTCGAAACAGTGATTCAgctgaaagaggctgtaacaacctatggtcctcaaacACCCTTCACTATAAGTATggttgaatccattaccaacttcaacatgacgccagcagattgggctagtatgtgcaaagctgtgctaaatgaaGGACAATATCTGTCATGGAAGCTTGCCAatcaggaattttgcatggagacagctaagcgaaatgcagcagctggttatcctcagagaaatctagatatgttgttaggaaagggaccttatgagagTCAGTTGCAACAAATTAGATATGATCCTGCCGTATACTCACAAATCGCTTCAgctgcagttagggcatggaaaacttcacaggggcatggagatttacaattatctaaggtaatacaaggaactaatgaaccttatgctgaatttgtataTAGGCTTATACAAACAGCTACGAGAATCTTTGGGGATgaagaacaagcaatgccattaataaaacaactagcTTACGAGCAAGCAAATAAATGGTGCAgggaggtcattagaccatggaaacatgaagatttaaacacatatattagattatgtagagacattaatgaacaggagcaagtcttggcagctgcaatACAACAGGCTTTAGGTGCCAGGCCAAAAAGATGCTACAATTG from Urocitellus parryii isolate mUroPar1 chromosome 3, mUroPar1.hap1, whole genome shotgun sequence carries:
- the LOC144253664 gene encoding uncharacterized protein LOC144253664 isoform X1, with protein sequence MGVPFKKQCVLVLICFVFVSRCLSLELSQANWGKWLAQSLKLSGPEEEIEKNHGYTYQENRKTDTTNFCSIFVSLCFGFVLCYLVGLRYQCSRNMGSEISKKQTERMLSKLLEEGGTPVKARTVRAYVDTIQKCSPWLFKEELLNISQWDHHGEDLRKREKKNPGTLPVGTLALWMMIRFCLPSPKLSVQIMVEDILDQEKEEASRDSQKGEESLEKKKPSGEKIQQEAATNTFLSPEGVSVQPTAPPMESRYAGGPQTPVVGRWDPERGPQRLRCPLFKTTEGQRFHHALDFETVIQLKEAVTTYGPQTPFTISMVESITNFNMTPADWASMCKAVLNEGQYLSWKLANQEFCMETAKRNAAAGYPQRNLDMLLGKGPYESQLQQIRYDPAVYSQIASAAVRAWKTSQGHGDLQLSKVIQGTNEPYAEFVYRLIQTATRIFGDEEQAMPLIKQLAYEQANKWCREVIRPWKHEDLNTYIRLCRDINEQEQVLAAAIQQALGARPKRCYNCGQTGHFRRSCSIGGGFHKTGYDHRGRIPAICP